The Desulfococcus multivorans DNA window AAGTCGGCGGTGAGTCGGGCCAGACAGGAGCTTGCCGCCATCATCCAGGAAACCCCGAAAGAGCTTCGCCAGCACACCGCCATTCTGGAAACCCACATGGTCCTGCTGCAGGACAAGCTGCTGTACGGTCAGACCCTCGACACCATCCAGCGGTTTCGATACAATGCCGAATGGGCCCTCAAAAACGTCGTCGACGAACTCAAGGCCATGTTTCAGAACATGAGCGAGCCCTATTTCAGGGAGCGGGGTGCCGACATCGTCCACGTCTCGGACCGGATCATGCGGAACCTGGTGGGGGGAGATGCCGTCAACATCAGGGATATCGACAAGCGGGTCATTCTGGTGGCCAAAGACCTCTCTCCCGCTGAAACCAGCCAGATCCAACTCGAACGGATCAAGGGACTCGTGACCGACGGCGGGGGCATCGCCTCCCACACGGGCATCATCGCCCGGACCCTCGAAATTCCCGCGGTGCTGGGCCTCAACAACGCCACCCAGATCATCCGGAACGATGATTTCATCGTAGTGGACGGCTCCGCCGGCCTTTTGATCATCCATCCCACGGAACAGACCCTGATGGAGTATGAGGAGCGGGCCGCCCGATACGAACGCCACCGCGCCCTCATCGCCCGGGAGAGCCGCATGCCGGCCAAGACCTTGGACGGCATCTCCATCCAGGTCATGGGGAACATCGAGCTCCCCGAGGAGGTGGTCGCCGTAAGGGATTACGGCGGCAACGGCATCGGCCTGTATCGAACCGAATTTCAGTACCTGGGCCGGCGCGGATTCCCCACGGAGAACGATCTTTTCGACAAGTATCGGGACGTGGTCGAGGTGATGACGCCCCGGCCCGTCACCATCCGAACCCTCGACATCAACGGCGACAAAGCCCTGCCCGGCCAGTCCGGCAACGGCGAGGCAAATCCGGTCCTGGGGCTTCGGGCCATCCGCTATTGCCTCAAGAAGCCCGAGATCTTCAAGACCCAGCTTCGGGCCATCCTCCGGGCGGCGCTCTACGGCAACGTGCGCATCATGTTTCCCATGATCTCCTGCTGCGAGGAGGTCCGGCAGGCCAAGACGCTTCTGAAGGAGGCCGCCGAGTCCCTGGCCGCCGAGGGCATTGAATTCGAATACAATGTCGACGTCGGCATCATGGTGGAGGTGCCGTCGGCCGTGGCCATCGCCGACATGCTGGCCGACGAGGTCGATTTTTTCAGCATCGGCACCAACGACCTGATCCAGTATGCCCTGGCCATCGACCGGGGAAACCGGTATGTCTCCCACATGTACCGGCCGCTTCACCCCGCCATCATCCGCATGATCAAGACGGTGGTGGACGTGGGCCACCAGAAGGGCATCAAGGTCTACATGTGCGGGGAGATGGCCGGCGACCCCATTCATCTGCCGGTGCTCCTGGGCCTGGGACTGGACGAACTCAGCATGAACCCCCAGTCGATTCCCCTGGTGAAAAACGCTATCCGGAAGCTGAGCATCAAGGAGAGCCGGGCGTTCATGTATCGGATTTTCAAAGACAAAAAAGAGGGCCAGATCGAATCGTTCCTCAAAAAGGCCTACGCCGGCGTCCTGTTCGATCTGGATATCGATGAGGACGAAATCGCCGTCTGAACGGACACGGCGTCCAAGGGAGAAAAGGATTGAAAAAAGAAGGGCGAAAACTGATCGCCAACAACAAGAAGGCCCGGTTCAACTATTTCATCATCGACAAGTTCGAGGCGGGCATGGTGCTTCTGGGCACCGAGGTGAAGTCGCTCCGCATGGGCAAGACCCATCTCAAGGACGCCTACGCCAAAATCGTGAACGGCGAGGTCTTCGTCTACCAGATGCACATCGGCCCCTATCCCTTTGCCTACTACGACAACCACGACCCCATGAGGCCCCGGAAGCTTCTGCTGCACAACTACGAGATCAAGCGGCTCTACGGCAAGGTGAACGAGCAGGGGCTTTCCCTGATCCCCATGGACCTCTATTTCAAGGACGGCAAGGTCAAGATGACCCTCGCGCTCTGCAAGGGCAAGCGGCTCCACGACAAGCGCGATGCCATCCGGGAGCGGGACACCCGGCGGGACATGGACCGGAGTCGGAAAGACGGCTACTGATTCCCTTGACAAACGACCGAAAAACCATTAAATTTATATTGTAAAAAAGGTTCTTTTCCAAATTATATCCTTATGGGGGCGAAACGGCTTCGACGGGGATAAAGAAGCATTGATTGCATGTCGAGGTTTCCTGCTGCTCGTTAAACGCGGGAAATAAATATAATCGCAGACGATTATAACTACGCCGTAGCCGCTTAGGCGGCTTCCGTTCTGCCAGGTTCCTCCCGCGGACCTGAACAGAGCGTCGACTTAGCGGGATAGTTGGTCCGGATTGCCTGGCTCCGGTCCGGCGAACGTTACAGGCTGGCCTTATACGGAATCCCGTCCGGAGGAGACCGTAAAAGGCGAGAATAAAACTCCGGAATAAGCATGTAGATATCAATGTGGAATGTTTTCGGACGCGGGTTCAACTCCCGCCGCCTCCACCATTTAGAAAAGACAAACCCGTCTCTCTGGGGTCATTCTCCGGGGTGACGGGTTTTCTTTTTCCCCTTGTTTCTAAAGGGTTTGCGCCCGTTTCACATCTTTCCAAAGCACCTCTCCGCACCATCGATTCTCCCCATCTTCCAGCCTTTCTTTCTCTGTTTGGCCCCTGATTCTCTGTTTTCTCCGGACCAAGTCCGAAGCTCGTCCGGAAAGCTACATCCTTGATTGATATGGGTTTGCGGCTGATTGTCATTTTGGGCGGTTGTCTTAGGTCATCGCTCGATGCCGCAACCGGACGTTTTTTTCGAAATCGCCCGCCTCGGCGATGAAAAGAAGTGTGGTCAACTCCGGTTTCCTGCCCCCTAAAGAAGAAAAGCCGACGCAGATGGTCGGCTCTCTGTGGTGGTCTCCGGTCCGGTCGTCAGTCGATGGCAAAGCCGAACTGACGGCGCTGCTCGGCCCAGTCCTCCGGGAAGGTCTGGGTCAGTTTGGCCAGCGAGAGCCCGTTGGGTTCCTCGCCGTTGATCAGGGCTTCGACGATGTCGGGGGCCAGGGTCGTCAGCTTGAGAATGCGGGCCACATACGAGCCATCGACGTCGAGGGTACGGGCAAGCTCGCTGATGGACTTGATCTGCCCGGATTCGAGGATGTCGGCCCAGGAAAAGGCCCTTGCCAGCGCCTGGAGGATGGCGGACTGCACCGGTTCCTGCGCCCCGGGGATATCTCCATCCAGGGCCTGGGGAGCGATGACCGTCTTGCGGCCACGCATGCGCCGGATCAGCATCGGGATGTGGATCTGCAGGTTGCCGTTGTCGGCTACGGTAATGGTCGGCTTCATTTTCATCGGCTTGCCCTCCGTTCAGTGACTTCGCAGGCCAGACCGGCCAGCTCGGCGATGAGCGTTGTCAGCCCGTTGGTGCGCAGCTCCATGTCGATTCCGGTCTCGCGGATCTCGACCTTATCCACCAGAAGGCGGATGAGCCGGTTTCGCTCCACAGGGAAAAGGTCTTCCCAGAAGCCCTCGACATTCTGGAAGGCCTCCGACACATCCTGTTCCGTAATGCTGCTCCCTTGGTAAGCTCTGCAGCGCTCGCTCACATGGGTCAGTTGTTTCGAGAGCTCGACCGCCTGGCGGTTGACGGTCGTCAGCATCTCGGCCTTGCCCGGCTGATCGTTGCCAGGTTTCATCAATTCGAGTGCCTGCTCCCGCGCCTGCGACAGCTCCATCTCGAGTTGGGCTTTCTGTTTGAACAGCCGCTCCCGCTCCGCCTGCTCGATGTCCCGGGCCGCGAAGTAGGTTTTGGCCACCAGCGTCGGTGTTCGGAACACCGCGCTCAACTGCTCGATCACCGCCTGCTCGATGTCCCCGGCGGGAATCCGTTTGAGCGGGCACCGGCTTACGGTCCGCTTGCTGTCTTTCTGGCAGATGTAATAGGTGTAGTGGCGGCCGTTCTTGCGGGCGTAGGTCGGTCCCATCGCGCATCCGCAGTGGCCGCAGCGGATGACGCCTTTCAGCGGGGCGACCATTTTGGTTCTGGCCATGGAAACCTTGACCGGTTTGTTGTCCTCCAGGATGGCCTGAACCTTGTCCCAGGTCGCCCGGTCGATGATCCCTTCGTGCTCACCGGGGTAGCTGCGGTCCTTGTGGGCGATCTCGCCGATATAGATCCGGTTGTTTAGCAGCCGGTAGATGTGGGCTGTGTTCCATTCGGAGCCCTCGCGCACTCTGCCTTTCTTGGTAGTCCAGGCCTTGGTGCGGTACCCCTGTTCGTTCAATTCCTGGCCCAGCTTCTTGGCCGAGCCGATCTGGATGAAGCGGCGGAAGATGTACTGCACCGTCCTGGCTTCATCCGGGTTGACCAGCAGCTTCTTGTTATCCCGGTCGACGTCGTATCCGAGGATGGGCACGCCACCGCAGTATTTCCCCCGGCGCTTGGCGGCCGCTACCTTGTCCCGGATACGCTCGGCGATGACCTCCCGCTCGTACTGGGCGAAGGTGATCAGGATGCCGAGAAACATCCGGCCAGTGGGATCGGTGGTGCTGAAGTGCTGGGTGACCGAGACGAAGCTGACGCCCTTTTCATTGAAGAGATCGATCATCTTCATGAAATCCAGCAGCGAGCGGGACAGCCGGTCGACCTTGTAGACGACGATCACATCGATCTTCCCGGCGTCGATGTCCGCCAGCAGGCGGCGTAGCCCCGGACGCTCCATGTTCCCGCCCGAGAAACCACCATCGTCATAGCGATCCGGCAGAGCCGTCCAGCCACGCATCCTCTGGGCTTCGATATAGTGTTCCGCCGATTCCCGTTGCGCATCCAACGAGTTGAATTCCTGTTCGAGCCCTTCCTCGTGGCTCTTGCGGGTGTAGATGGCACAGCGCAGGGTCTTGTTCTTGCCCGGCGCGACATTGCTGTTATCAAGCATCCGAACCTCCCTCGGCTTTTCTGCCGTAAACCTTCTTCAGCCCGAAAAAGACTTTGCCGTTCCAGCGCGTCCCGGTGATCTCCCTGGCCACCGCGCTGAGCGACCGGAATGTGCGACCTTCGAACTCGTAGCCATCGGCAAGGACGATCACCTCATAGCGCCGGTCGTTCCAGATCCGCACTAGTCTGGTCCCGGGCAGGATCGCCTCGTTCGATTTCCGCTCCTCTGGGATGCGTCGATTGACAGTGGCGACCGGGTCCTCCTTGGCGGCCTGCTGAAGATGGACCTTGGCCTGCTCGGACAGCCCGCCGTAGAAAAGCTCCTGGATGCGATAAGCCAGCCGCTTGATGAGGAATTGCTTTTTGTACT harbors:
- the smpB gene encoding SsrA-binding protein SmpB, whose translation is MKKEGRKLIANNKKARFNYFIIDKFEAGMVLLGTEVKSLRMGKTHLKDAYAKIVNGEVFVYQMHIGPYPFAYYDNHDPMRPRKLLLHNYEIKRLYGKVNEQGLSLIPMDLYFKDGKVKMTLALCKGKRLHDKRDAIRERDTRRDMDRSRKDGY
- a CDS encoding recombinase family protein, whose translation is MLDNSNVAPGKNKTLRCAIYTRKSHEEGLEQEFNSLDAQRESAEHYIEAQRMRGWTALPDRYDDGGFSGGNMERPGLRRLLADIDAGKIDVIVVYKVDRLSRSLLDFMKMIDLFNEKGVSFVSVTQHFSTTDPTGRMFLGILITFAQYEREVIAERIRDKVAAAKRRGKYCGGVPILGYDVDRDNKKLLVNPDEARTVQYIFRRFIQIGSAKKLGQELNEQGYRTKAWTTKKGRVREGSEWNTAHIYRLLNNRIYIGEIAHKDRSYPGEHEGIIDRATWDKVQAILEDNKPVKVSMARTKMVAPLKGVIRCGHCGCAMGPTYARKNGRHYTYYICQKDSKRTVSRCPLKRIPAGDIEQAVIEQLSAVFRTPTLVAKTYFAARDIEQAERERLFKQKAQLEMELSQAREQALELMKPGNDQPGKAEMLTTVNRQAVELSKQLTHVSERCRAYQGSSITEQDVSEAFQNVEGFWEDLFPVERNRLIRLLVDKVEIRETGIDMELRTNGLTTLIAELAGLACEVTERRASR
- a CDS encoding DUF2924 domain-containing protein, whose amino-acid sequence is MNELQNAATGGKIQDRTRNSVLRQMALLQSMSLEQLREKWLDLYGEEPPQYKKQFLIKRLAYRIQELFYGGLSEQAKVHLQQAAKEDPVATVNRRIPEERKSNEAILPGTRLVRIWNDRRYEVIVLADGYEFEGRTFRSLSAVAREITGTRWNGKVFFGLKKVYGRKAEGGSDA
- the ptsP gene encoding phosphoenolpyruvate--protein phosphotransferase encodes the protein MTENESQEIVLKGLGVAPGICIGKAYLVDKEGVNVVKKYYIAEADLHKEEIRFKSAVSRARQELAAIIQETPKELRQHTAILETHMVLLQDKLLYGQTLDTIQRFRYNAEWALKNVVDELKAMFQNMSEPYFRERGADIVHVSDRIMRNLVGGDAVNIRDIDKRVILVAKDLSPAETSQIQLERIKGLVTDGGGIASHTGIIARTLEIPAVLGLNNATQIIRNDDFIVVDGSAGLLIIHPTEQTLMEYEERAARYERHRALIARESRMPAKTLDGISIQVMGNIELPEEVVAVRDYGGNGIGLYRTEFQYLGRRGFPTENDLFDKYRDVVEVMTPRPVTIRTLDINGDKALPGQSGNGEANPVLGLRAIRYCLKKPEIFKTQLRAILRAALYGNVRIMFPMISCCEEVRQAKTLLKEAAESLAAEGIEFEYNVDVGIMVEVPSAVAIADMLADEVDFFSIGTNDLIQYALAIDRGNRYVSHMYRPLHPAIIRMIKTVVDVGHQKGIKVYMCGEMAGDPIHLPVLLGLGLDELSMNPQSIPLVKNAIRKLSIKESRAFMYRIFKDKKEGQIESFLKKAYAGVLFDLDIDEDEIAV